Proteins encoded within one genomic window of Flavobacterium sp. NG2:
- the sufB gene encoding Fe-S cluster assembly protein SufB, which produces MSKYTEDDLKIELENKEYEYGFYTELESETFPIGLNEDIVRAISQKKEEPQWMTDWRIEAFRAWEEMIEPEWANVKYVKPDFQAISYYSAPKTVDPNKTLDDVDPELLEMYKKLGISVDEQKMMNNVAMDIVVDSVSVATTFKKTLGEKGIIFMSISEAIKEHPELVRKYLGTVVPQRDNFYAALNSAVFSDGSFCYIPKGVKCPMELSTYFRINQAGTGQFERTLVIADEGSYVSYLEGCTAPSRDENQLHAAVVELIALDDAEIKYSTVQNWFPGNKEGKGGVYNFVTKRGLCETNAKISWTQVETGSAITWKYPSCVLKGDNSVGEFYSIAVTNNFQQADTGTKMIHLGKNTKSTIISKGISAGKSQNSYRGLVQISPRAENARNFSQCDSLLMGNNCGAHTFPYIESKNPTAKIEHEATTSKIGEDQVFYCNQRGIPTEKAIALIVNGFSKDVLNKLPMEFAVEAQKLLEISLEGSVG; this is translated from the coding sequence ATGTCAAAATATACTGAAGACGATTTAAAAATCGAACTCGAAAACAAAGAATACGAGTACGGATTCTACACCGAATTAGAATCGGAGACCTTTCCTATTGGCTTAAATGAAGATATCGTTCGTGCCATTTCACAAAAAAAGGAAGAGCCTCAATGGATGACTGATTGGAGAATCGAAGCTTTTAGAGCTTGGGAAGAAATGATTGAGCCAGAATGGGCGAATGTCAAATATGTAAAACCTGATTTTCAGGCTATCTCTTATTATTCAGCTCCAAAAACGGTAGACCCGAATAAAACCCTTGATGATGTTGATCCAGAATTATTGGAGATGTACAAGAAACTAGGGATTTCTGTCGATGAGCAAAAAATGATGAATAATGTGGCTATGGATATTGTTGTCGATTCTGTTTCGGTAGCAACAACATTCAAGAAAACATTAGGCGAAAAAGGAATCATTTTTATGAGTATTTCTGAAGCCATCAAAGAGCATCCAGAATTAGTTCGTAAATATCTTGGAACTGTAGTTCCTCAAAGAGATAATTTTTATGCAGCCTTAAACTCGGCTGTTTTCTCAGATGGATCTTTTTGTTATATTCCAAAGGGTGTAAAATGCCCAATGGAACTTTCTACTTATTTCCGTATCAATCAAGCAGGAACAGGACAGTTCGAAAGAACTTTAGTTATTGCTGACGAAGGAAGTTATGTATCGTACTTAGAAGGTTGTACAGCTCCTAGTCGTGATGAAAATCAATTACACGCTGCGGTAGTTGAACTAATTGCTTTGGACGATGCCGAAATTAAATATTCTACCGTTCAAAACTGGTTCCCTGGAAACAAAGAAGGAAAAGGTGGGGTTTACAATTTTGTAACCAAAAGAGGTTTATGCGAAACTAATGCTAAAATTTCTTGGACTCAGGTAGAAACAGGGTCTGCTATTACTTGGAAATATCCTTCTTGTGTATTAAAAGGAGATAATTCAGTAGGTGAATTTTATTCGATTGCCGTTACTAATAATTTCCAACAAGCCGATACTGGAACTAAGATGATTCACTTGGGTAAAAACACCAAATCGACCATCATTTCCAAAGGTATCTCAGCAGGAAAATCACAAAACAGTTATAGAGGATTGGTACAAATCAGTCCAAGAGCCGAAAATGCTCGTAACTTCTCTCAATGTGACTCATTATTAATGGGGAACAATTGTGGAGCGCATACTTTTCCATATATCGAAAGTAAAAATCCAACAGCCAAAATAGAACACGAAGCAACAACAAGTAAAATTGGTGAAGACCAAGTTTTCTATTGTAACCAACGTGGAATTCCAACGGAGAAAGCTATCGCTTTAATCGTAAACGGTTTCAGTAAAGATGTATTGAATAAGTTACCAATGGAATTTGCTGTTGAAGCTCAAAAATTACTAGAAATTTCGCTTGAAGGTTCTGTCGGATAG
- a CDS encoding DUF2683 family protein translates to MDLILKNVKKKDFPVLKSLAKSLGFDIEEKIDKPYNPEFVKEILEAEQSIRDGKGIKMTMEELDDLWK, encoded by the coding sequence ATGGATCTCATTTTAAAAAATGTAAAGAAAAAAGATTTTCCAGTGTTGAAATCATTGGCAAAATCGCTTGGTTTTGACATCGAAGAAAAGATTGATAAACCATATAATCCTGAATTTGTAAAAGAGATTTTGGAAGCTGAACAAAGTATTAGAGATGGAAAAGGAATAAAAATGACTATGGAAGAATTAGATGATTTATGGAAATAA
- a CDS encoding FKBP-type peptidyl-prolyl cis-trans isomerase, whose product MKQILLAITFLIVTSCSKNDYETIDYVTKNEQEITDYIATNNLTATRSNSGLYYVITEEGTGAQPTATSTVTVAYKGSFINGQLFDKSTDAGISFSLQRVIRGWTEGITYFKEGGKGLLLIPSHLAYGSYNYNGIPGGSVLIFEIHLISIN is encoded by the coding sequence ATGAAACAAATCCTATTAGCAATCACCTTTCTAATTGTAACATCCTGTTCCAAGAATGACTATGAAACCATTGATTATGTTACGAAAAACGAACAAGAAATCACCGATTATATTGCAACAAATAATTTAACGGCTACCAGAAGTAATTCTGGCTTGTATTATGTGATTACCGAAGAAGGAACTGGAGCCCAACCTACAGCCACTTCAACTGTTACTGTTGCCTATAAAGGAAGTTTTATTAATGGCCAACTTTTTGATAAAAGTACTGACGCAGGTATTAGTTTTAGTTTACAAAGAGTAATCAGAGGTTGGACCGAAGGAATTACATATTTCAAAGAAGGAGGCAAAGGATTGCTTTTGATTCCTTCACATCTCGCCTACGGAAGTTATAATTACAATGGTATCCCGGGAGGCTCAGTACTAATCTTTGAAATACATTTGATTAGTATAAATTAG
- the sufD gene encoding Fe-S cluster assembly protein SufD, with product MDLKEKLVSSFMAFEERIDVHAQLHDVRTEALKNFENKGFPTKKEESWKYTSLNAILKNDFTVFPKNESAVEFKDVKKYFLHEVDTYKVVFIDGVFSSNLSSTTHDGIDVCLMSSALNKPKYKMIIDNYFNKIASKDESLTTLNTAFAAEGAYINIPKSKVADKPIEIMYFSTGNEAALMVQPRNLVIVGENSHVQIIERHQSLNENPVLTNAVTEIFAQKRAIVDYYKIQNDASEANLIDNTYVSQQKESHVYVHTFSFGGNLTRNNLNFFHFGERLTSTLNGITIIGDKQHVDHYTLVNHAEPNCESFQDYKGIFSDRSTGVFNGKVFVEKEAQKTNAFQKSNNILLSDKATINAKPQLEIFADDVKCSHGCTVGQLDETALFYMQQRGIPQKEAKALLMYAFSNSVIEGIKIPELKQRITKIIANKLGVKLGFDL from the coding sequence ATGGATTTAAAAGAAAAATTAGTATCGTCTTTTATGGCGTTTGAAGAGCGTATCGATGTGCATGCACAATTACACGATGTACGTACTGAAGCCCTAAAAAACTTTGAAAATAAAGGATTCCCTACCAAAAAAGAAGAATCTTGGAAATACACTTCGTTAAACGCCATCTTAAAAAATGACTTTACGGTATTCCCAAAAAACGAATCAGCGGTTGAATTCAAAGACGTAAAAAAATACTTTTTACACGAAGTAGACACCTATAAAGTCGTATTTATTGACGGTGTTTTCAGTTCGAATTTGTCTTCTACAACACATGACGGAATCGATGTTTGCTTAATGTCATCAGCATTAAACAAACCAAAATACAAAATGATTATTGATAATTACTTCAACAAAATCGCTAGTAAAGACGAGAGTTTGACGACCTTGAATACTGCTTTTGCTGCTGAAGGAGCCTATATCAATATCCCAAAAAGCAAAGTAGCCGACAAACCTATCGAAATCATGTATTTCTCAACAGGTAACGAAGCCGCTTTGATGGTACAACCTCGAAATTTAGTTATCGTTGGTGAAAATTCACACGTACAAATCATCGAGCGCCACCAAAGTTTAAACGAAAATCCAGTATTGACTAACGCAGTTACTGAGATTTTTGCTCAAAAACGTGCCATTGTAGATTATTACAAAATCCAAAACGATGCTTCGGAAGCAAACCTAATCGACAATACTTATGTTTCACAACAAAAAGAAAGTCATGTTTATGTGCATACCTTCTCTTTCGGTGGAAACTTAACCCGTAACAACTTGAACTTCTTCCATTTTGGAGAACGTTTAACAAGTACCCTAAACGGAATCACGATTATTGGCGACAAGCAACACGTAGACCACTATACCTTGGTAAATCACGCAGAACCAAACTGCGAGAGTTTCCAAGATTATAAAGGAATTTTCTCTGACCGTTCTACAGGTGTTTTCAACGGAAAAGTATTTGTTGAGAAAGAAGCGCAAAAAACCAATGCCTTCCAAAAAAGCAACAACATTTTGTTGAGTGATAAAGCAACCATCAACGCTAAGCCACAGTTGGAAATCTTTGCTGATGACGTAAAATGTTCACACGGTTGTACCGTAGGACAATTAGACGAAACCGCTTTGTTCTACATGCAACAACGCGGAATCCCTCAAAAAGAAGCCAAAGCCTTATTGATGTACGCGTTCTCCAACTCGGTTATCGAAGGCATCAAAATACCCGAATTAAAACAACGTATCACTAAAATCATCGCCAACAAACTAGGCGTGAAATTAGGATTCGATTTATAG
- a CDS encoding YjgN family protein: protein MENNLGNNQNYTLDFHGKGSDFFGIVIVNWLLTILTLGIYYPWAKAKQLQFVYSETSLNGDSFSFHGTGKEMFKGFVKAILIFLVLLIVVISIVYIFDIVFLGPLLFYVAIFAILPFAIHGSYRYRMSRTSWRGIRFGYRGDRTEFIKLFFKWIGLTIITLGIYGPWMAMNMRNYLLGNVRFGDAEFEYDGDGGDYFVMNLKGYFLTIFTLGIYMFWWQKELFEYYVNNLSLKKGDDKINFTSTATGGDFFSLVIVNLFILIFTLGLGYAWVAMRTLKFVFEHVELDGDLDLNTIVQTEENYKDATGEDLSDFLDLDAVM, encoded by the coding sequence ATGGAAAACAACTTAGGAAACAATCAAAACTACACACTTGATTTTCACGGAAAAGGAAGTGACTTTTTTGGAATAGTTATAGTCAATTGGCTATTAACCATCCTTACTCTTGGGATTTATTATCCTTGGGCAAAAGCAAAACAATTGCAATTTGTATATAGTGAAACATCTTTAAATGGAGATTCTTTTTCCTTTCATGGAACTGGAAAAGAAATGTTTAAAGGTTTTGTTAAAGCAATTTTGATATTTTTAGTTCTATTGATAGTAGTGATTTCGATAGTGTATATTTTTGATATTGTTTTTTTAGGGCCTTTATTATTCTATGTGGCGATTTTTGCAATTCTACCTTTTGCCATTCACGGTTCTTATCGATATAGAATGTCTCGTACTTCTTGGAGAGGAATTCGATTTGGCTATAGAGGAGATAGAACTGAATTTATTAAATTGTTCTTCAAATGGATTGGACTTACTATAATCACCTTAGGGATTTATGGACCTTGGATGGCGATGAACATGCGAAATTATTTATTAGGAAACGTTCGTTTTGGTGATGCTGAATTTGAGTATGATGGTGATGGAGGTGATTATTTTGTAATGAACCTTAAAGGCTATTTCTTAACTATTTTTACTTTAGGGATTTATATGTTTTGGTGGCAAAAAGAGTTGTTTGAATATTATGTAAATAATTTAAGTTTGAAAAAAGGAGACGATAAAATTAATTTTACGTCAACTGCCACAGGTGGTGATTTTTTCAGCTTAGTAATAGTTAACCTCTTTATTCTTATATTCACACTTGGTTTGGGTTATGCTTGGGTAGCGATGCGTACTTTGAAATTTGTTTTTGAACATGTTGAATTAGATGGAGACCTTGACTTAAACACAATTGTGCAAACAGAAGAAAACTACAAAGATGCAACAGGCGAAGATTTAAGCGATTTCTTAGATTTAGATGCAGTAATGTAA
- a CDS encoding iron-sulfur cluster assembly accessory protein, producing MIKVSDTAKKKIIELMKDDGFDAAKDYVRVGVKSGGCSGLSYDLKFDNQKGEDDKIFVDNDITIAVEKKSFLYLAGTILEFSGGLNGKGFVFNNPNASRTCGCGESFSL from the coding sequence ATGATTAAAGTTTCAGATACTGCTAAAAAGAAAATCATCGAATTAATGAAAGACGATGGATTTGATGCTGCCAAAGATTACGTGAGAGTAGGCGTAAAAAGTGGTGGTTGCTCCGGCTTGTCTTATGATTTGAAATTTGACAATCAAAAAGGAGAAGACGATAAAATTTTTGTAGATAATGATATCACAATCGCTGTTGAAAAAAAATCGTTCTTGTATTTAGCAGGAACAATTTTAGAATTTTCAGGTGGTTTAAACGGAAAAGGATTTGTATTCAACAATCCAAATGCCTCAAGAACTTGTGGTTGTGGTGAATCATTTTCATTATAG
- the sufC gene encoding Fe-S cluster assembly ATPase SufC, which yields MLSIKNLHASIGDKEILKGINLEVKAGEVHAIMGPNGAGKSTLSAIIAGNENYEVTDGQVFLDGEDLADLAPEERAHKGVFLSFQYPVEIPGVSVTNFMRSAINETRKAKGQDEMPANEMLKLIREKSELLEIDRKFLSRSLNEGFSGGEKKRNEIFQMAMLEPKVAILDETDSGLDIDALRIVANGVNKLKSDKNAVVVITHYQRLLDYIIPDYVHVLLNGKIVKSGDASLAHELEEKGYDWIKQEQEA from the coding sequence ATGTTATCAATCAAGAATCTACACGCCTCAATAGGTGACAAAGAAATATTAAAAGGAATCAACCTTGAGGTAAAAGCGGGAGAAGTTCACGCTATCATGGGACCTAACGGTGCTGGAAAAAGTACTTTATCAGCTATTATTGCTGGTAACGAGAATTACGAAGTAACAGATGGCCAAGTATTCTTGGATGGAGAAGACCTAGCTGATTTAGCTCCAGAAGAAAGAGCACACAAAGGAGTTTTCCTTTCGTTCCAATACCCAGTTGAAATTCCAGGTGTTTCGGTAACAAACTTTATGCGTTCAGCAATCAACGAAACTCGTAAAGCCAAAGGTCAAGACGAAATGCCAGCTAACGAAATGTTGAAGTTAATTCGTGAAAAATCAGAATTATTAGAAATTGACCGTAAGTTTCTTTCTCGTTCCCTAAACGAAGGTTTTTCAGGAGGAGAGAAAAAACGTAACGAGATTTTCCAAATGGCAATGTTAGAGCCAAAAGTAGCCATCCTTGACGAAACTGATTCAGGATTGGATATTGATGCTTTGCGTATCGTTGCTAACGGAGTAAACAAGCTTAAAAGCGATAAAAACGCAGTAGTAGTAATTACACACTACCAACGTTTATTAGATTATATCATCCCTGATTACGTTCACGTTTTACTAAACGGAAAAATTGTAAAATCAGGTGACGCTTCATTAGCACATGAGCTTGAAGAAAAAGGATACGACTGGATCAAACAAGAGCAGGAAGCATAA
- a CDS encoding DUF5689 domain-containing protein produces MKINYQIRAGFILIFLGFTSCISEESSIPQLVCNQPDLKTNRTVYDVYKTANTVVTKYAYDDIIEAYVVSTDEYGNFFKTISFQTLATASSPAIGFSVPVDASNLYIDYRVGNKVYLKLKNQYTDLYFDGLRIGSIYANAFNEATVGRLSQNDYKNVLFPSCTTLDESQLIKNLTIPELLNPSNLNTLIELEDVQFAEEAIGRKFYEDANNVGGGTNWNLVDKNGNQVYLRTSSYARFATTTIPTGKGKVRGILTKFGSDYQLLARSEKDIEMTGTRAIPFFTEDFQSVTENTNVSLPGWSNFVQAGSLFWRGAVYNGNGCAEFAISGTKVASNIAWLISPKIDMDLHTNEVLTFRTAQHHLDVDSPLNTLEVYISTNFNGIDYAKATWIKVPFNLPKQATPWYQFIGSGGVDLSGYTGKINIAFKYIGSGKTTTLDGAFQVDDVQIFGDKNKFVQGVH; encoded by the coding sequence ATGAAAATCAACTATCAAATTAGAGCAGGATTCATATTGATATTTTTAGGCTTCACTTCATGTATTTCCGAAGAAAGCAGTATTCCGCAATTGGTATGCAATCAACCCGATTTAAAAACCAATCGAACCGTATACGATGTCTATAAAACCGCCAATACGGTGGTTACCAAATATGCTTATGATGATATTATAGAAGCCTATGTGGTTTCGACAGATGAATATGGAAATTTTTTCAAGACGATTTCATTTCAAACATTGGCTACAGCCTCCTCCCCTGCTATCGGTTTTAGTGTTCCTGTGGATGCCAGTAACTTGTATATTGATTATCGGGTGGGCAATAAAGTCTATCTAAAACTAAAAAATCAATATACCGATTTGTATTTTGACGGACTTCGAATTGGCAGTATTTATGCCAATGCCTTCAATGAAGCAACCGTGGGACGCTTATCGCAAAATGATTATAAGAACGTACTTTTCCCTTCCTGTACAACCTTGGACGAAAGTCAATTAATCAAAAACCTAACGATTCCAGAGTTATTAAACCCTTCTAACCTGAATACGTTGATTGAACTAGAGGATGTTCAATTTGCTGAAGAAGCCATTGGTAGAAAATTTTATGAAGATGCCAACAACGTTGGTGGTGGTACCAACTGGAACTTGGTTGACAAAAATGGTAATCAAGTCTATTTGAGAACCAGCAGCTATGCTCGATTTGCAACAACTACTATACCTACAGGAAAAGGAAAAGTGAGAGGTATCCTGACTAAATTTGGTTCTGATTACCAATTACTAGCGCGTTCTGAAAAAGATATTGAAATGACTGGAACCCGAGCGATTCCGTTTTTTACTGAGGATTTTCAATCGGTTACTGAAAATACGAATGTCAGTCTTCCGGGTTGGTCAAATTTTGTCCAAGCAGGTTCTTTATTTTGGAGAGGAGCCGTATATAATGGAAATGGCTGTGCCGAATTTGCCATTAGCGGCACCAAAGTAGCTTCAAATATTGCTTGGTTGATTTCGCCCAAAATTGATATGGACTTGCACACGAATGAAGTCCTTACTTTTAGAACAGCACAACACCATCTCGATGTTGATTCACCACTAAACACTTTGGAGGTTTATATTTCGACCAACTTTAACGGTATTGATTATGCCAAAGCGACTTGGATAAAAGTACCATTTAACTTGCCTAAGCAAGCAACGCCTTGGTATCAGTTTATAGGTTCAGGAGGCGTAGATTTATCAGGCTATACAGGCAAAATTAACATTGCTTTCAAATACATTGGTTCTGGGAAAACCACTACACTGGATGGCGCTTTTCAAGTAGATGATGTTCAGATTTTTGGAGATAAAAATAAGTTTGTACAAGGGGTGCATTAA
- a CDS encoding TonB-dependent receptor: MNIKLLFFLFISLSAWSQNKTAISGTVLDSKTLQPLANAVVSIQNTNLMQLTNPNGSFIINEVVSGDILLLIHTQGYKDALIPITIKTTEILNLGSILLEEDIITEQQSNTIRIFENDLNEDNGGTESTSGLLQSTKDAFQQAAAFNWGQARFKVRGLDSEQAYTLINGVKMNKIYDGRPQWSNWGGLNDATRNQEWTLGTTASDYGFGGILGTQEINTRASIYRAGTRITLSATNSNYSWRTMVTHASGMNAKGWAYVISAGKRWANEGYFEGTTYDANSAFISIEKKLNDQHALNFTGIYTPNQRGKNAANTNEVIELTSSTYNPYWGYQNGEKRNARVKTIEEPILMLNHYFSINDHSNLNTSLMYQFGKLSNSNIDYQNANSPDPTYYRKLPSYYSSLYASDNGEYSGAFTPDFENAEKNKLQFLAQPQIDWQGLYRANQSPILDSNGKITGYQPAQSHYVLYEDRTDDKTAVANTIFTTQLSDHLSMNAGASFSNLNSHNYQKLTDLLGGAYFEDIDAFYKGNQAQSDLNNPTRKVGVGDSYGYNFNYFATTLDAFTQFKFTYNRIDFYLAQSFSNTKYQREGLYKNGLYEQISFGKSQKITFENSGFKGGLVLKISGKQSVTFNAAHLTKAPSLRNSFSNARLNNSVVQGLQSETLNSLDASYYYRSPKVQSRLTAYYVNLKNATNTTFFYAEGIFDNGAGYTNTNAFVGQTLTQLDKKNIGLEWSLEYPITTTLKTSFAAAYGQFIYANNPNLTVNNDALSTIDNQNPSFDFGKTQLKNYKQAGMPQQAYSWNIEYRDPKYWWLAANANYLNDHYVDVSPIARTTRFYTNPASGFPFPEATEERAKALLEQEKLDPVALLNVIGGKSWRLRKKYLGLFFSINNVLDTKYKTGGYEQSRNANYRQRDQDVSSGTPSFGNKYYNGYGRTYYFNLNYSL, translated from the coding sequence ATGAATATAAAATTACTCTTCTTTTTATTTATTTCCCTATCGGCATGGAGCCAAAATAAAACTGCTATTTCGGGAACTGTTCTCGACTCCAAGACCTTGCAACCTTTAGCAAATGCTGTCGTTTCTATTCAGAACACTAACCTAATGCAGTTAACAAATCCCAATGGAAGCTTTATCATCAACGAGGTCGTTTCTGGCGACATTTTGTTGTTAATTCATACCCAAGGTTATAAAGATGCCTTAATTCCCATAACTATCAAAACAACTGAAATACTGAATTTAGGCTCCATCCTCCTTGAAGAAGATATAATTACCGAACAACAAAGCAATACCATACGGATTTTTGAAAACGACTTAAATGAGGACAATGGCGGCACCGAAAGCACTTCGGGCTTATTGCAGTCTACCAAAGATGCTTTTCAACAAGCAGCGGCTTTTAACTGGGGCCAAGCCCGTTTTAAAGTTCGTGGATTAGATAGCGAACAAGCCTATACCCTCATCAATGGCGTTAAGATGAACAAAATCTACGACGGCAGACCACAATGGAGCAATTGGGGCGGTCTTAACGATGCCACTCGTAATCAAGAATGGACCTTAGGAACAACCGCCTCCGATTATGGTTTTGGAGGAATATTAGGCACACAAGAAATCAACACCCGAGCTTCCATCTACAGAGCTGGTACTCGCATCACATTGTCCGCTACCAATAGCAATTATAGTTGGCGCACGATGGTAACACATGCTTCTGGGATGAATGCGAAAGGTTGGGCTTACGTGATTTCGGCGGGGAAGCGTTGGGCAAATGAAGGTTATTTTGAAGGTACTACTTATGATGCGAATTCAGCTTTTATTAGTATCGAAAAGAAACTAAACGATCAACACGCCTTAAATTTTACCGGAATTTATACGCCCAACCAAAGAGGTAAAAATGCGGCTAATACAAATGAAGTTATTGAATTAACATCAAGCACTTACAATCCGTATTGGGGCTATCAAAACGGAGAAAAAAGAAATGCCCGCGTCAAAACCATCGAGGAACCCATTTTGATGCTGAATCACTATTTTTCCATCAATGACCACAGCAACCTCAACACAAGTTTGATGTATCAATTTGGAAAACTAAGCAATAGCAATATTGACTATCAAAACGCCAACAGCCCCGACCCTACTTATTATCGAAAGTTACCGAGTTATTACAGTTCGCTTTATGCTTCTGATAATGGTGAATACTCCGGTGCTTTTACGCCAGATTTTGAAAATGCTGAAAAGAACAAACTTCAATTTTTAGCCCAACCTCAAATTGATTGGCAAGGGTTATACCGAGCCAATCAAAGTCCGATACTAGATTCGAACGGAAAAATCACGGGCTATCAACCTGCACAAAGTCATTACGTCCTCTACGAGGATCGTACCGACGATAAAACAGCTGTCGCTAACACGATTTTTACCACCCAACTTAGCGATCATCTTAGTATGAATGCCGGTGCTTCGTTTTCGAATCTTAATTCCCATAACTATCAAAAACTTACAGACTTGCTTGGTGGTGCTTATTTTGAAGATATTGATGCGTTTTACAAAGGCAATCAAGCCCAATCCGACTTGAATAACCCCACCCGAAAAGTGGGTGTAGGAGATTCTTACGGGTATAATTTTAACTATTTTGCTACAACTTTGGATGCTTTCACTCAATTCAAATTTACCTATAACCGCATAGATTTTTATTTAGCACAAAGCTTTTCGAATACGAAATACCAACGCGAAGGCTTGTACAAAAATGGACTTTATGAACAGATTTCCTTTGGCAAAAGCCAAAAAATTACTTTTGAGAACAGCGGCTTCAAGGGAGGTTTAGTCCTTAAAATATCAGGCAAACAATCGGTAACTTTTAATGCGGCACATTTGACAAAAGCACCTTCGTTAAGAAATAGTTTTTCGAATGCTCGCTTAAATAATTCCGTTGTGCAGGGACTGCAAAGTGAAACTCTCAACAGCCTTGATGCTTCTTATTATTACCGTTCCCCTAAAGTACAATCACGATTAACCGCCTATTATGTCAATTTGAAAAACGCAACGAACACCACCTTTTTCTACGCAGAAGGGATTTTTGATAATGGTGCTGGTTACACCAATACCAATGCTTTTGTAGGACAAACATTGACACAACTTGACAAGAAAAACATAGGACTCGAGTGGAGTTTAGAATATCCAATTACGACAACACTTAAAACCAGTTTTGCTGCCGCCTACGGACAGTTCATCTATGCTAACAATCCAAATTTGACGGTTAACAACGATGCTTTATCTACAATTGACAATCAAAATCCTAGTTTTGATTTTGGTAAAACCCAACTCAAAAATTACAAACAAGCTGGAATGCCACAACAAGCTTACAGCTGGAATATAGAATACCGTGACCCTAAATACTGGTGGCTAGCCGCCAATGCCAATTACCTTAACGACCATTATGTTGATGTTTCGCCAATAGCGAGAACGACTCGGTTTTATACCAATCCTGCCAGCGGTTTCCCCTTTCCTGAAGCTACTGAAGAACGAGCCAAAGCACTTTTGGAACAAGAAAAACTAGATCCTGTTGCTTTGCTAAATGTGATTGGAGGGAAATCTTGGCGTCTTCGCAAGAAATATTTAGGATTGTTTTTTAGCATCAATAATGTGTTGGATACCAAATATAAAACTGGTGGATACGAACAATCCCGCAATGCTAATTACCGACAACGCGATCAAGATGTGTCTAGCGGCACGCCTTCTTTTGGCAACAAATATTACAACGGTTACGGCCGTACCTATTATTTCAACCTTAATTATAGTTTATAA
- a CDS encoding FKBP-type peptidyl-prolyl cis-trans isomerase: MKFALLAVALTLSVTSCKKKDNNEETTETTHSVANNDQQIQDYLAKNNLTAKKTDSGLYYVITEEGTGAQPTAESNVTVAYKGYFTDGNVFDQSGAEGISFGLGQVIPGWTEGITYFKEGGKGMLLIPSDLGYGSEDRGPIPGNSVLIFDIHLIKVD, translated from the coding sequence ATGAAATTTGCACTTTTAGCCGTTGCTTTGACATTATCCGTTACTTCTTGTAAAAAGAAAGACAATAACGAAGAAACAACTGAAACAACCCATTCGGTTGCCAATAACGACCAACAAATACAAGACTACCTAGCTAAAAATAATTTAACCGCCAAAAAAACAGACTCTGGATTGTACTATGTAATTACCGAAGAAGGAACTGGAGCACAACCTACAGCCGAATCAAATGTTACAGTTGCTTATAAAGGGTACTTTACAGATGGAAATGTTTTTGACCAAAGCGGTGCTGAAGGAATTTCGTTTGGATTAGGTCAAGTAATCCCTGGATGGACAGAGGGAATTACCTATTTTAAAGAAGGTGGAAAAGGAATGCTCTTAATCCCTTCTGATTTAGGTTATGGAAGCGAAGACAGAGGACCAATCCCAGGAAACTCAGTACTTATTTTTGATATTCACTTAATTAAAGTAGATTAA